The Vespula pensylvanica isolate Volc-1 chromosome 24, ASM1446617v1, whole genome shotgun sequence genome includes the window ttatttctaccGATATGTTGGAAACTTTACAGATCGAAGTGGATGACCTCatgaattaaatatcatttctataatctgaaaaaggaatataattaacagcaatcaaaatttaattgaaatgatTTCATTATTCAAATGTTCAATACAATGGCGGTAAAAAGTTACGAATTAAGGTTACAAACAAACTCTTATATCTTAACTTcctataaataaagaatatagatatatgtatatatattattgcgtttctaaaattatatatattcttttccatatattaataattaaatagaaacaaattaatacgtaaataatattcgaaaatgTCACTTGATCACTTACCAATGTTCCTGTTACGTTTAATTCAATTAGGcgggaataaaaataatttgcgtTGTGTTTAAACTACGTAAAAGATTCTCCCTTAATTTTATAGACATTTATagattaaaatacatataaattatatatcgctCACCTTATCACcttatttaatatacgataaagatatgtttattataaatttattatgtttactttttttcatagaCGTTTCTTCTATGTTATACTCACTCAATGATCATATCTAACaatcaaaataaacaaatatatcctCTATCTAATCTTCATATGATCGCAGTCACATACGATTGAAAATATGTTTGAAAATACTTAACATTCGCAgaaatctttcgatatatagaaaagatatttctttcgtaataataagtaaaaacctttaatatatttctatgtacaattaattaaattattaatcttaatAGCTCGTTATATCGgcatatctatttaaaataaaaatattatcgatatatatgaaTTGTGATATTACGtcgtcgaataaatttgacctccaaatatttattgtctcataaagaattttctaacAGTTCACCTTGTCTTCTTGTATCTACATTGTATCCGTGTACCTCCAAGTGTGAAAGAACTCTCTGTGAAACTATAATATtcaaatcgaaaaaatatttcttcggtgtatttaaaaatttttcatttttctgtgTTCActgttaaatagaaaatataattcatcgaAATAATGTCCTCGATAGAAAAACATTCGAAATCTGTGTCGAATATGATCGACAGGATTGActcgaataaaaacgaaacaagaaaTTATAGAACGTGTTATTCGTCCGACGATTTAGATTCagagaaaaacattgaaaGCAGTCCTTCGGTTAACAcaggaaaatcgaaaaattttgtaatgaaattaatcgggaacttcgaaaaaagaaacaataaaagtaGTGATCATATAAAgaatacaaatacaaaatttttacgaagatCTTTCATGAGAATTCCGTTACCAAGGATCAATTCGTATTATCGCAATACACATAACAATTTTAATCTGCCAGAACCGATattggataataaaaatgagagatTATCAaacgtgaaaaatattcgatcggaAATATACCTAAAAACGTTTGAGAATGATATTACAACCGTTAACGATTCTAATTTACTTACCGAATCATCGTCATCTAATCTCCGATTGGTCGATAATAACGCCAAAGAAAAATGGACGACTACGAACAAACGATGGAGCGATactataaacgaagaaaaaatcaatcaaaagAAATCTGTCAAAGGAGTTTTAAGTTATTTGATCAGATGGAGAAAACATAGCGATGAAAAAAGATCTCAACGTTCTCGATCTTGTGATAAATCAGAAATGCATTATGATATATTGTCTTCTGCACCAATTATACCAAGAGCACGTTCTTTACAAActgttgttattaataatactaaggataaaaataatacaaatgtgagatatataaatatatgttattattaatacgtagaaagatttttattattgttttgttaCGATTAATAAcctttattataattttaatatacgttAACAGTTAAATATCAAAAGTTcctaggaagaaaaaaaataacaattaaccTAAAAAGTCTTGAAAAaggataattgatttttaatgtcACTTAGGAACTTTTGATCTATCTtgtttacaataatatattacatacacaaatatatgcaataatatatatcaattattatatattattattataattgcagTTAAATCGAAGTGCAACGATTCGACCGTTTTATggtattaaaagaaatcagaTGGCatcaaagaaatttctcgAATCCTTTCATTCGATAAAGATAAATCCCCGTAAGGAAGATTCCGGTTATGGTTCTGGAACATTGTCGATCGGAGAATCCAACGAAAATCTTGTCAAACCGTCGGCGGTTCGAGAAATGTCTAAAAAGCTTACGTTTATACCTGAACAACATCAACATCAACAAACTTGTAATCAAAAAAACCATATAGATCTTTATAGACAAGTTTTAAGTCATTGCAAGAGAGATAGGAATTCTTACCAAAGAAAATCCTTTGTCCATGACGAGTTAAATGAAGCcgtaaagaaaagatttaatgatatatcgaatgaaaatattatttatactcagtcgataaatcataaattaaaacaCGATTACTCGTCGGTATACATTAACAAAATCCCTGTTAATACGGAATATGAAAATACTCTGAATATTTCTCGTCCTTTGCAATCAGATCAATTATAGAAATCCttaactaagaaaaaaaaaaagaaaaaagaaaaaaaaagaagaaatatatatatattatgcatgtaaataacaaacataatacgatttaatattttaagaaacaaCAAACAGTATTATAGAGACATTtattatctacatacatacatatatctgaatcggatgaaaaattcatctctgttttcttttttttaaaatactttgacaaaattattctatttaaacaAGTGACACACATTGTATGTAAATATCGCGACGAATTTCACGTACGACTAATCACGTTAGAAAGTATTCTAACCTATCATTATATTggtaaaaattatcgaattttgTATTACAGGTATTTTTTAACAtgttatataacttttaacattaaattatttttttgttattttattctgGAATGTCTGAACTCGTAAGACATGTGTAATTAAACATACGTAATTCTtggattttcttattaattttgtaataatttaaaatataaaataaaataaaatataactctATTGATAaaggatttttatttattttttatatttaaattcttataacttcttttttaaacgtttttacTTTGCTGTGTTCTTTGCTAGTGttcaatcatatatatatatatatatatataatgtgtgctttgtgtatgtacgtatttgtgtacttacatatattcaaTCATAATCTACGACTTTGAACCGATGACATCAAGGCCGTTTATCCTGGTTTTATAATCGTTTACGCGAATAATAAGTCCAGCCGTAATTCTtgatcgaatttaataaataagatctcattttaaagatgaaaatttaagCGAGGATATGCCTTTCTTGAACTTTGcggcaaaagagaaaaagttctAATTTTGACTACGGATTTTCATGTAAACTAAAGTAGTTCGTATTTTGTCCGTACCTATCGCTGATGTCACATACGCTACGAGTAAAAGATGTTGAATAGTTTTAaacgtatatgatatatagataagaGTGAATTTGTGTTCTTAAacgaaatcaaataatttttctttttttttctaattcacaCTTCTAATATCGAAAACATTAACAGCGCATTATTTAGATTATGCAGGAATTTCCTCACATATTGTCGGAAtgcgaagaaataaatcaagtaTTACACAAGCCCATAAACTCGACACAAAGAATTAAGGTAATGtaatgtttaaaataataaatgagaatgaaatgtaataatattctattgatACGAACggtttttgtattattacaacattatatacaataattggCCTTCATTGTTTATATGTAAGAGGTTAGGTGTATAtcttatgatatttttcatttgatcattaaaaggaatttatatacaatttaatattttgcaGTATACATGCCTTAATGTttcacaaaattatattatacttggaTCAACTAGTGGAagtatctatctctttaaCAGAGAACCATGTACTTTTCGACAATTAATACCTTTATCGGTAAAGTTTAACAATATTTggtatctattaattttttgaatatattatcaatgacTACGTAatgttttttcatattttatctaGGAAGGCATAGTATCACATGTTTTGATATCACCTGATGAAAAAATCATAGCATTAGCTACAACTCGTGGAATTGTTTGTGTTGTTACTTTAAAACCaactataaaattaattgctaCATCGAATGAACATGCTTATGAAAAGATTATGTGCCTCTGTTGGAATGATAATAGTTCTGAAATATACATTGGTGATGGTACTGGCAAAGTTTCTGCTATTGTATTATCTGTTTTCACAgtaagttttttatttatctacaattgatttataaaCACTTGTATGTAattaaagagatatttatttgtaatatttaaaaatttgaattcaTTTGTTTGTATGATATAGCTAATTTGGCTTGTTTCAGATAAATGGAATGTTTCAGTCACCATCTTGTACATTAATGAATCTAGATTCCAGTATtgtacaattaaatttttctttgcctCTTTTATTGATATCAACTTTGACACGCTGTTATATATGTGATACAGTTCATGaacaatataaacaaatagGTAACAAAGCAAGAAATGGAGAATTTGGTGCATGTTTCTATAAAAtgcaaatcgataaaaatgttaaaacttCGACTATTAAAAAGGAGCAAGATAtgactaaaaagaaaagttcgtTTAGTCTTATTTCAgaaagtaatagtaatataccAGAATCTATTTCTCCAAAAATATTCTGTGCCCGACCTGGTTCAAGATTTTGGGAAATATCTGCGAATGGTGTAGTTTTAAAAACTCATCAATTTAAGGAATTATTAGCAATACCACCTATGAAAATACATAAAGTAACTAAACAAGAGTTAGAACAAAGACAATATGTTAATCATTCATGGACTTCACAATCGATCAACTTTCCTCAATTATTTGTGATTGCTTCgaagtatttattttcttatacatCTAATGGCTTATATATTCTTGATCTTGTGAATCCAAATGTAATACTATGGAGTAATGAATTTTCAAACATTACAATGGTAGATgtcatagaaaataaaatatatttgatgatCTCTGATAATGAATTTCATTGTTTAACACTTTATACGCTTGATGCATTAATATTGCACTTGTATTATACTAACCAGTATTACAATTGCCTAGAAACTTGTATTACATACAAATCGCAactatcgaaattaattaatgataaacatATCAATGACATCTATGATATTGAAAGTAATCAACGAAAATTGGAGAATGATGAGATATCAGTATTACTGCAACCATTAATTTCTATACtgaaatcaaatttaaatcCTAGTCCTATTAAATTAGATTCGGGTATTGTCGTAGTTAATTCAGGAAacttgaaacaaaaatttaacgaagatCAACAAAATAAATTGACACATCAAATTTGTTCATCTACCGAATCTATTCAAATATCCTCTGTACAAAATACATGTtcggatattaaaaatatattagaattaaacAGTAATTTATCATCTACAttagatgaaaatttaataagaaagatacAAATTGATTTAGAACCAATATGTACATTATCTAGCAGCATAAAAACCTCAATGActgaaaaagagatggaaaagtTTATTCTTGAGATACGTAAAAAAATGGACAATATCGAACGTCTATACAAAACTTTACCTCAATTTAAAGATTTGGCATgtgatataatagataatgccaaaattaattttaccaaaacatttttaacaaatgTATCAATAGAGTTATTACGTTCTACAAtgaatatgattattatagaTCATTTTATGGGTGCTTTCATTCTTATAAATTCATCTAATTATAAGGAATGTACCTGTGGTTTTCCATTTCCAATAGATCAAATAAAAGAGCCAAGCTTCTTAGAGATTGGCaaaattcttttacaaaaACTTGTAAATAGAAGTacagaaaaatgtataaatttatgtaatagAGTACCTTATATGTGGAGAGAATATACATctttgtatataaaacaacAATATGCTATAGAAGACATACTACGTCAATGCCTTTTAACTCAAGATAGTGTTACATTGTCAATTATTTTACCTATATTAGATACGAATCAGtggaaattaattacaatatatttaaaaaaaatggatgACAAAAAATGTCTCTtttgtgaaaaattaataacattagaAACAAATGTCTCTTCAATAAATTGGAACA containing:
- the LOC122636918 gene encoding uncharacterized protein LOC122636918; translation: MSSIEKHSKSVSNMIDRIDSNKNETRNYRTCYSSDDLDSEKNIESSPSVNTGKSKNFVMKLIGNFEKRNNKSSDHIKNTNTKFLRRSFMRIPLPRINSYYRNTHNNFNLPEPILDNKNERLSNVKNIRSEIYLKTFENDITTVNDSNLLTESSSSNLRLVDNNAKEKWTTTNKRWSDTINEEKINQKKSVKGVLSYLIRWRKHSDEKRSQRSRSCDKSEMHYDILSSAPIIPRARSLQTVVINNTKDKNNTNLNRSATIRPFYGIKRNQMASKKFLESFHSIKINPRKEDSGYGSGTLSIGESNENLVKPSAVREMSKKLTFIPEQHQHQQTCNQKNHIDLYRQVLSHCKRDRNSYQRKSFVHDELNEAVKKRFNDISNENIIYTQSINHKLKHDYSSVYINKIPVNTEYENTLNISRPLQSDQL
- the LOC122636917 gene encoding Hermansky-Pudlak syndrome 5 protein homolog isoform X2 encodes the protein MQEFPHILSECEEINQVLHKPINSTQRIKYTCLNVSQNYIILGSTSGSIYLFNREPCTFRQLIPLSEGIVSHVLISPDEKIIALATTRGIVCVVTLKPTIKLIATSNEHAYEKIMCLCWNDNSSEIYIGDGTGKVSAIVLSVFTINGMFQSPSCTLMNLDSSIVQLNFSLPLLLISTLTRCYICDTVHEQYKQIGNKARNGEFGACFYKMQIDKNVKTSTIKKEQDMTKKKSSFSLISESNSNIPESISPKIFCARPGSRFWEISANGVVLKTHQFKELLAIPPMKIHKVTKQELEQRQYVNHSWTSQSINFPQLFVIASKYLFSYTSNGLYILDLVNPNVILWSNEFSNITMVDVIENKIYLMISDNEFHCLTLYTLDALILHLYYTNQYYNCLETCITYKSQLSKLINDKHINDIYDIESNQRKLENDEISVLLQPLISILKSNLNPSPIKLDSGIVVVNSGNLKQKFNEDQQNKLTHQICSSTESIQISSVQNTCSDIKNILELNSNLSSTLDENLIRKIQIDLEPICTLSSSIKTSMTEKEMEKFILEIRKKMDNIERLYKTLPQFKDLACDIIDNAKINFTKTFLTNVSIELLRSTMNMIIIDHFMGAFILINSSNYKECTCGFPFPIDQIKEPSFLEIGKILLQKLVNRSTEKCINLCNRVPYMWREYTSLYIKQQYAIEDILRQCLLTQDSVTLSIILPILDTNQWKLITIYLKKMDDKKCLFCEKLITLETNVSSINWNRVIFEVMKKDGPDIAMYISVVYIHENFTSTWFAICSRF
- the LOC122636917 gene encoding Hermansky-Pudlak syndrome 5 protein homolog isoform X1, which produces MQEFPHILSECEEINQVLHKPINSTQRIKYTCLNVSQNYIILGSTSGSIYLFNREPCTFRQLIPLSEGIVSHVLISPDEKIIALATTRGIVCVVTLKPTIKLIATSNEHAYEKIMCLCWNDNSSEIYIGDGTGKVSAIVLSVFTINGMFQSPSCTLMNLDSSIVQLNFSLPLLLISTLTRCYICDTVHEQYKQIGNKARNGEFGACFYKMQIDKNVKTSTIKKEQDMTKKKSSFSLISESNSNIPESISPKIFCARPGSRFWEISANGVVLKTHQFKELLAIPPMKIHKVTKQELEQRQYVNHSWTSQSINFPQLFVIASKYLFSYTSNGLYILDLVNPNVILWSNEFSNITMVDVIENKIYLMISDNEFHCLTLYTLDALILHLYYTNQYYNCLETCITYKSQLSKLINDKHINDIYDIESNQRKLENDEISVLLQPLISILKSNLNPSPIKLDSGIVVVNSGNLKQKFNEDQQNKLTHQICSSTESIQISSVQNTCSDIKNILELNSNLSSTLDENLIRKIQIDLEPICTLSSSIKTSMTEKEMEKFILEIRKKMDNIERLYKTLPQFKDLACDIIDNAKINFTKTFLTNVSIELLRSTMNMIIIDHFMGAFILINSSNYKECTCGFPFPIDQIKEPSFLEIGKILLQKLVNRSTEKCINLCNRVPYMWREYTSLYIKQQYAIEDILRQCLLTQDSVTLSIILPILDTNQWKLITIYLKKMDDKKCLFCEKLITLETNVSSINWNRVIFEVMKKDGPDIAMVFLKKLEVLFPLKSLDKSIFQSFIFTKILHQHGLQFAVDFKCNSNIYGYNTMCSTKIRDQLIKVLKKDIAQFDNKNILSTGAHHWGMQYKSKNKSSTCPCCTLSLQTSVLLDNNGIAIFPCGHTYHVNCMIEKKLTKCNLH